The genome window TCGACGTTCATCTCCGCTAATGTCAGGCCATCAACTGCTGGAGCCGATACGGCAACAATACGACCACATTGTCAGCCGTAAAACCGTAGCCCTGTCCACCCTAGGTCTGGTCACGGCCGGGCGGGTGATCTTACTAGGTAACAATATCTCATTACACACTAATACGGATCAACAATCAGTGTTCCCAACTCTCAAAAAATTATCTCCCTAGCCCTAGCAACATCATTttcttaaattctttatttaaaatcatcatCAAATCATCTTCAGATTctgtttttttaaaatcataatcGCTTTTTATTCAACTCTGCACTCTTACGATCAAGCAATCGCACTAGATGTCGGTAAGGCGGTATGGATAAAAATCAATATGATTCGCTAGATTATATTATCCCAGGGCCTATACTATTACACCTTTATTTTgcttaatttgaattaaaaaaaaatatttgaagttataAGAATCCCATCCCACATTTTTTCCTCTAAATTTGGGAGGAAATCCCCTAACTTGGGAACCGTGTCACCAATAACACTAATAGTTGTATCGCATTATAATAGATATCACACTGAATGTCCACTTATCGTTCAATGACTGAATGAATCAATGAATTGCGTCTTTATACACCCATAAggattattctcaaatgatCTCAACCATTGTCTGCAATATGCAATAATAAACAACAACagacaaattgtttacaaaacaGCCTGGTATGTAAAGTAGAGTATTCTTTACACCGGTAactttctttttatggaataggaggacaaacgagcgtacgggtcacctcgtgctaagtgatcaccgccgcccacattctcttgcaacaccagaagaatcacaagagcgttgccggcctttaaggaaggtgtacgcgctttttttgaaggtacccatgtcatatcgtcccggaaacaccgcacaaggaagctcattccacagctttgtagtacgtggaagaaagctccttgaaaaccgcactgtggaggaccgccacacatccagatggtggggatgctatcctaacttgtggcgcgtcgtgcgaaggtggacaCTATCGCATTCTATGCCCTCGTGAAAATTCGACCTTCGACGCAACCTTTTTAACATTGTTTCTATATTCAACTCAcactatacaatattattaatgaccCATTGTCATGTTATCTATTTAATCATTTTCTGTTTTCACGCCTAATTGAGGCCCTtgtttattacttaatagaatTATTTTCTACATAGGTACAGTTCATATCAATTTTAATACAAGCAAACATACCGATACCGATATTCTTGCTTATATGTAAGCGGTTACAGAAATAGTTGATAATATAGACCTTTATTTTCTGCCCAACATTACTCTTCAAGTGacgaatttattaattactagctgacccgacagacgttgttctgtatataataaataaaataatgtttttatatgaatttttcaataatatatcataacatcaaaaattacttcgtaaaatatccaccctgttgtcgtaatgaaattgtttcacagcagaactgtcaaaccatgcgtcaataaattctctcatagaaattatgtcacacatcaaaggaaaaacaaatttgttgtttttatttaatttagctgcATTtgcctatttattcaccttttaaactttctctggacttccacaaataattcaagaacaaaattagccaaatcggtccagccgttctcgagttttagcgagactaacgaacagcaattcatttttatatatatagatctaCTACTTTTTTCTGTTAGAGCTAGCAAGTAGTACGCCTCTCGTGGAAGGAAAATCTTGCCACTGTAAGCTAACAAAGTACATTTCTCCGTCTATGTTATTGACAGGCCACCCTAGCACCATCTAAACTATTTCTTTCTCTGCTTTTGTTGACATTTCTTGAGTAGCAGTGAGTTATTCTTCTGTCATTCATTGTACCCGTTCCTAACCCGCGCCAACTAAGAGGTCAATTCTATATGAGGACCAGTATAGCCGAGTGTATAGCAATCcaacctactaagctagaggtcccgggttcgaatcccggtaggtgcaagtatttatatgatgaatatggatgtttgtttccgagtcatggatgtttaaatgtatttatgtatgtttatatgtatttatgtatgtttaagtaagtatattgtattaaatatatcgttgtcttgcaacccataacacaggctatatgtgcttaatttggggcaagataatttttgtaaaaagtgtatcaatattatttaaaaaaaaatcctagtAAACCTCTTTCTGCTGCTCTACGAAAGGTTTGGGAATTATTACTGTAGTGTTTGGTTTCGAATTCATTATCACTGAATCCAGAGTTCAAACTCTCGTTTGAAAAACTATTACTGGCTTATTTCACAGTCACTTTCTTGTTAACATACGGGTCATCTACTGGTATGTGATCTGTAATCTCAGAGTTCTATTATTCACCAATCATGAATCGTATAAAGCGTCAAATAAACGTATATAagtaatatgaattttaaagtGGAATACGCTGGTACGTGGTGGGCGAGAAATGAACCGGGGGCTCCATAGTGACAGTCAACTGTTCTCTCAAATGCGCTAACAAGACGTTTTCAATCTTCTTGTAACGATAACAAGTGTCGAAATTGCTTCATGTATATTGTTTACAAGTTTAATGTGCAACGTGCAAATATAAAACTACCTTCAAATACAGGTAATCCCGTATAACGCTTTTACGACCCCGTAattcgtattaataataataattaatcacaattcgtaacaagtatttccaattgcttgcctagttttactattttattaaggttttaaTATCTACACAAATAACACAATTGACACACAGGCGAAGGCAATTTTAAGCATTATAATTTCACAAAAATCATCCCGCGTTATATGGGGCATAAAAtacaagatttattattataaaataagttttcgACTACTGTATTTATGTTTAATAGATACACAGCATTCGTTCTCGTTGGAAAGACCTTCCTTCCTCACACAGGTTATGCGTACTTAATAGAAAAGGCCTTCAAATAGAAAATTGGTGTTGGATCTAGTACCGTTTGGCACGAGTGGTGAAGTATCGGCAATACTCGTTATGGCCTTTGGAAATATTGTCGCATTTAATATAATCACTAAAAGAAGAACTCGAAAATGTAACACATAACTGTTACTTAAAGAACACgttcaaaaaaatgtttataggaaaaaatatttttcgaagATATTAACATGATTCACtgaagattttatatattttcatgtaTATCAATTATTGATGTTGGCTTATCTCGAACTCATTCTATTTTGAGACAGCGACTCGTACCTATCTTTAATACCACACAAATTCCTATCAGCTTGCTGTTGTCGTTCAGTGATTGAAATAGAGAAACCATTTCAGCGGAACGCAATCAGAGCACGCTAAAAGTACAAAAGACCCCAGGCTCCGGCGACAACGGGACCAACGTGACCTGCAACGGTACCCTGCCGCACAGCACGGAACCCACCTGGGTTCACGAGATCTTCCAGGGCACGCTCACCAGCGAGACCAGGTGTCTCAACTGTGAAACTGTTAGCAGCAAGGATGAACACTTCTTTGATCTAcaggtttttatatttatatatcgctACTGTTACCATTTTGCagaaaaaactatattttgatCTATTTATCGAGCGCTTTCGCTCTCGTCCTATCCGAATCCCacccgtacccgtgaaaacacggtccgaagtagtcgtagaactatttctatggtagtttacgaaCTACCGTCAAacgttagaaatagttctaagGATACACcagattcggatcggacgtagtgcaatAGCGCTCTAAGCTTGTGAATATAGATAACTTACAAAGTCAAAGACTTTTCAAACAGACAAATCGTGATAAAGGTAAACAAAGCAAAAAGGTTTTAGACGCGTTAAGATCATCTATTTGTTTGGTTGATGTGGTTCGATGTTTTGTGGTGATTTTAGATAAAGCGGAAACAAGTAGATTAACGTcgatatattcatatttatcgaatttcattcaataattgattttaacATCTCGCATCCGTACAGCAACAGTCGTTGGACTAGAATACGTCCAGCTTAATCCTTCGAGTTAACTTCCACGACTGCCACACGGTCCTGAATTGTGCTCCAAGTTTGGCGATCCTCCCATAGTGATTTCCTCTTTGGTTCTCTGCACTCAGAAATTAATATGTGCTGACTTCATTAAATACCAATTTcttattgattttaaaacaCTGCCGAAAGAACATAATTTAACTCTATATtggagaaaatttattgaagtcggcgttattttgcggaaatccataactatccaaatgttttgagttttgatACCGCCAATATTCGTCAGTCTCGTTTGGCgtgtcaacatctcctgagggtGCCACGTGCAGaagcgaaacatgtgtcgaattatTTGGATACGAATATTGGCGGagcttaacatttaaataaataaaaaaattaaatgttactAATTCTCTTTAGGTAGACGTCGACCAAAACACCAGCATCACGCACTGCCTAAAGTGCTTCAGCGACACAGAAACCCTGTGCAACGACAACAAGTTCAAATGCGACCACTGCAGCAGCTACCAGGAGGCGCAGAAACGGATGAGGGTGAAGAAGCTGCCCCTCATTCTGGCGCTGCACCTGAAGCGTTTCAAGTATATGGAGCAGTACAACCGGCACATCAAGGTGTCACACCGAGTAGTGTTCCCGCTGGAGTTGAGACTGTTTAACACGGTGAGTTCCCAATTGGATAATAAAGCAGAACTGGTGGCAGAAACATGGTAtgttgatacacaaataaaatttgaaaaacaaaattttatgtacgatgcgggactcgaaccctcgacctctggcgtttcgtgccagtgctcttaccaactgaggtaaccgtttgagtgacgtatcgtcataaaatcttgtatctcaagttaatttcctaatatgcaaatattggggttgagcaggttatcagctgtaaagtggatcctgtagatgaagccacaatctgagagttaaacaaagcatacaagattttatgacgatgcgtcactcgaacggttagctcagttggttagagtactggcacggaacgccacaggtcgtgggttcgagtcccgcaacgttcataaaaatttgtttttcaaattttatttatgtattaatcccaaaagtgagggttatcactttaaaaacatatcaaatGGTATGTTGAATCTACAAAAGTAGATAATTATTTCCAAATAGGTGGGATATACCAAATCTACCCATAACAAAAGTTTTTTCAATGTTTGATTTTACTTAATCATGTGAAATTAAGAATCTACAGTCCATTCGAAAAGTTGTACCAGAGATGaataggcgcaagaaactcagcaaacctttattttaccaaattaaattattatttttcgtaATAGCAATACGATCTGAGTTACGTGGCACAAAACTGCTTACAGCGTGtacattcatataatatatgtgGTTTCCCACGATACAACGATACCGATGGTTTGGCCTTGCATCTTTTTCACACTATGAtgacaaaatgtttattttacatctGACGTTATCCCcataatttatgttaaataatattggcaaacttttacacaaaaataccTTGCTCCATGAAAGTAGGCATTGCCATACTATAGGGGCAATCATAATgattgtatacaaataaaaaataaaaaaagaactagaGAGAGAAGAcgtcgatatatttaataagatataaatacttaaacatCCATCATATAAAAGTGAGATAACTTAGTGGGTAGTTTCACTAACAACTGAACTATATGGTCGTCATAAACATGGCTGtttagtattgttaatataattttccgCTAATTTTAGTATTGTGCTAAAAATTTCAGTCCGATGACGCGGTGAATCCAGACCGGCTGTACGACCTGGTAGCTGTGGTGGTTCACTGCGGGTCCGGACCCAACAGGGGACACTACATCTCCATTGTGAAGAGCCACGGCTTCTGGCTGCTGTTTGATGATGATATGGTTGATGTATGTATCAGATACACTTTAttatgtttatctacacccatgctttaaatcctctattaaagattctgaaacagttagcttattaccaacgtTATTACACTCAAtatcgtaataaccattacatcttccaaacgagtgttgtaatgttgtactgaatttcataacaacactccttgttttttttttcgatcccgtcatgcgcaaagagtttcaacatacagccacattcttattgctcgatgcgtggtatctgtatgaatttaaaaaagaacattttcgtttacgcgcgttccacactaccagaacgtggcgcgccgtaaaaaaaagtaggttattcgaaaccccgccatttttattgaaaaaaatcagcgattcaagttttgacagcataCCGCCggatatttaaaacgctgcaaaagaacataacattcaagtgaattttaataattgcactatacaaaatgtaaattacttcgcctcgtgagataaatccacattcgtgttttattaccccttattacacaacagttgcataaataactattacctcATACTTctgttcaataaatattattactccaTAGAACAAGTATAGTAACAAGAgtaattgatagcttccgtctcactcacacaggtaaaaaaaacttatgcgagtcttatataaagaaatgagattagattttttatatttagatgttTCGCAATGCGTGTAGGTCAAGGTCAGTACACctggtgtgctaaacaaacttgacagcgctgcaccGATATTTCGATCACTTTTAATTGAgtctataaaaaaaagccattattgttgtgaaacgtgtgaaatattcactatttattcaacatcagtggCAATTTTAAGTtgaatcgaaggaaatatggtgcgatgttgtgtCTTACAAagtaaaagtgatagtgaaagaacacttgtgttatattatgtacctatatatataggatattatctgtctcatgttggccacaccaaaccgatgtctagttactatacttggtctatgtaTTACTCAAACGCAACTATGATGTTTGAAAGACAAGATATACCATAGAATACAATTTAACCCAAGGTCTAACTTTACTCAGGtcctttatattaaaaagaattgcaTAAAAAGCGTTGACATGTTATACAGTGAGAATAAAAGTAAGTCAGCTCACCTAATACCCTCAGGAGAGAAACTTGCCCCGAATAATAAGATACCACTAGAAGACAACTCAAAGTATTTAGACAGAATGCACTTAGACAGAAGATTGACATGGCAAAAACCAATTTGGACTAAAAGAAAACAGCTTTACGGAAAACAACGCAATCTTAATTGGCTAATTTGTCCTCACTCACAAAAGACAACAATGAATtgcttatttataaaacaatactcaAACCAATATGGATATACGGTATGCAGCTGTGGGGGACTGCCAGTAATAGTAATATCGAAATACTAGAAATATTTCAGAGCAAAACATCGAGAACCATATTCAGTATCCCACTGTGTATTATTGTCTGGCAAGAAATAGCCCAAACTAGCCTGAAATACGCGGAGAAACTTACAACCCATGTCAACGAGCTAGCCAAGTCTTTGAGCGGAAGGGGTGGCCTGCAGTTCACCAGGCTTAAGAGACATGACATCACAAATCTGTGTAAAAGATTTCATGAATGGAGAGTTTGATGTAAAGTCATTTTACTTCAATTTCGGGCTCTCGAAGATGACTCTTTGAGCAGGCAAAAAAGTGgcttattgtatttaaatagtagATCGCCATTACGCTGGGAAAAAAGTGCTATTGTTTCATTTCAAGGTGCGAATGAGCCCTTAGCGAGTTAAGATTCAGCAATGACCGTTATACAGATATTAGATTCATTTACTAACTGCATGTCATGTCTCACAGTCTCGAGAGCCCAAGCCATTCTGGCCTTTGAAAACGTCCGCTAGTAAGGCTATATGCTTATAtcattatacgtctagatagatacataatagctttaagggtaaatgtgtacacttttttaataaagtcccagccactgttcaggcattatctataaataaatttaaattttttattaaaaaatggctctgttgtaaatcctactactccatctgaatatctaagtgatccgacagcctgggactagattatgattattttatagcaatagcaatgacaatacaatattgtatatttgattaaaaacaaCGCAAAAAaaaagctgggagagtttcttccgcttcactctcagagcgccatttgtttccgaagcggtagtatattagaattgacatcaaaaggaatcaattttgagaaaaaaaatgccttttatgcctttagacTATGACGACTGAAAACGTTGAaataattgagtttagaactaacctaaagtttttatcggttgtctaacagcaagagactatctagacgtataaattatcttaagttatctttatatatataattcttctgtgagtgtgtatgtcactgaactcctcctagacggctggaccgatttggatgaaattttttgtgtgagttcaaggggattcgaggatggtttagattcacaattgaactacctcctaaacggctggaccgattttgatgatatttttgtgtgttccagtgaatttgagattggtgtgtgtcttcaggtggattcgagaatggtttagattcacaattaaactacctcctaaacggccggaccgattttgatgatttttttgtttgtttcagtgaatttgagattggtttagattctcaattccgtccatataatataattctctccgtccatataaataagaactcttaacggctggacagattttgcaaatttaagacgtgtgtacaggacaacgtctgttgggtccactagtaattatataagaagctagaaagtttaaaattattttaaataataactaaatatgAAATTTTCCATTTTAGAAAATCGAGGCGTCTGCGATAGAAGACTTCTACGGCCTAACTTCGGATTTACAAAAGTCGTCTGAGACGGGTTATATATTGTTTTACCAATCTAGAGATGCTAGTtgttaaatttctttaaaatcaatataaattattttatataggttCGATAAAACATGTTGATATGCCCAGTTTGTTAACGTTGGAACggcataaaaattatattatttaattattcttattcgaCATCATTCactgtaaatatttacaattcattacaaaataaaaaattgtgaatttaatttgcttattttatttttcttcctGAAATGTTTGTGGTGTCACCACACCTTTCTTAAagctgtatataataataataccagtgggaggctcctttgcacaggatgccggctagattatgggtaccacagcggcgcctatttctgccgtgatgcagtaatgtgtcagcattactgtgtttcggtctgaagggcgccgtagctagtgaaattactgggcaaatgagacgtaacatcttatgtctcaagatgacgagcgtaggtgtagtgccgctccgattttttggggttttttcaagaatccagagcggcactgcagtgaaatgggcagggcgtatccattacctcgtctcgtcccttaatttcatataaaaaaaatcgcttTCTGGATTCAGTGTGTATTCGTAGTTTAGTGACAAACCTATGACATTTAGGTTTGTCACTAAACTAGCTCAAAATGAACTACGTCTAGATGCATACATCCATTTTACTGAGAGtaatctgtgcataattttgcaattACGTATGGTTGAATCGCCCACAAAACTCCACGAATTGAAGCATTTGACATTGGATGCGAATTGTAAAG of Leptidea sinapis chromosome 38, ilLepSina1.1, whole genome shotgun sequence contains these proteins:
- the LOC126975873 gene encoding ubiquitin carboxyl-terminal hydrolase 46, which produces MSICQDLGLNFQQRMGANISQLERDIGSEQFPPNEHYFGLVNFGNTCYSNSVLQALYFCRPFREKVLEYKAKNKRTKETLLTCLADLFYSIATQKKKVGSIAPKKFIARLRKEKEEFDNYMQQDAHEFLNFLINHINEIILAERNQSTLKVQKTPGSGDNGTNVTCNGTLPHSTEPTWVHEIFQGTLTSETRCLNCETVSSKDEHFFDLQVDVDQNTSITHCLKCFSDTETLCNDNKFKCDHCSSYQEAQKRMRVKKLPLILALHLKRFKYMEQYNRHIKVSHRVVFPLELRLFNTSDDAVNPDRLYDLVAVVVHCGSGPNRGHYISIVKSHGFWLLFDDDMVDKIEASAIEDFYGLTSDLQKSSETGYILFYQSRDASC